A window of the Helianthus annuus cultivar XRQ/B chromosome 4, HanXRQr2.0-SUNRISE, whole genome shotgun sequence genome harbors these coding sequences:
- the LOC110933292 gene encoding uncharacterized protein LOC110933292, translated as MPPRRNNNMPLDEVYERELEQRLMARVDQRLDQVVDQLTDRMADLINRRRQRPNDGYGSDFSNPFGDGSTSEDEQEGRPRGEHGGGNRRWDSGIRIDIPEFDGASLNPEGFIDWLATVEEVFEYKEVPENKRVALIATRLRGRASAWWQQLKLTRNRLGKSRIVTWAKMKKCLRSNFLPHNFQRLMYQRLQNLKRWAKSVDDYTTKFYQLISRNDIQEPEEQLVSRYIGGLRVQIMESVNLFDPLTIPEAHQRALAFEKQNRRVGGSFTPVGGNVGTGSGAPRGGPSHRQAECKKAGKRHLFVESEDDQYEEYENNPVYDEETEYEKDVLTGDVGVNLVVRRSCYTPKADGDDWLKHNIFHSTCTILGKVCTFIIDSGSCDNLISEEAVQKLALKTESHPKPYKLQWLKKGGEVTVSKRALVSISIGSTYKDDVVCDVVPMDACHLLLGRPWEYERNIEHNGRSNTYSFLFGGVKITLVPSKPKQLATKQSGNLLTNSQFQDELEDTDSVFVLIGKAVPEEVEIPDAMVPLLEEFSDVFPVELPDGLPPLRDIQHHIDLEPGSQLPNRPHYRMSPAEHEELRRQVEELISKGHVRESMSPCAVPALLTPKKDGTWRMCVDSRAINKITVRYRFPIPRLDDLLDQLSGATIFTKLDLKSGYYQIRLRPGDEWKTAFKTREGLYEWLVMPFGLSNVPSTFMRVMNQLLRPFIGKFVVVYFDDILIYSASFSDHVVHVRQVDESKVAAVQSWPTPTTITDVCSFHGLASFYRRFIPHISSIMALLTDCMKGKTFVWTDEAELAFQVVKEKLTTAPILVLPNFSQVFELHTDASKVGIGGVLSQGGQPVAYFSEKLIGPKLRYSTYDLEFYAVVQAVKHWRHYLFQKEFVLFTDHDSLRHIRTQDKVSHKHGRWLAFLEKFTFVVIHKTGVSNRVADALSRRSSLLVSMRVDVPGLEVIREQLAIDPYFSVILQDVETGQKSDFLLHEGFLFKGNQLCIPDSSLRLKIIKELHGEGHVDHDRTLQLVQASYYWPTMRKEVDRYVKRCRICQVSKGTAPNAGLYMPLPIPSQPWVDISMDFVLGLPRTQRGNDSIFVVVDRFSKMVVYSSQPRGPLDLMSLLVSGSIPKKVQDFAEGLHEVHNAVYDHLTGANLKYKQAADQKRRHVEFEEGDFFWAVLTKDRFTVGEYNKLSAKKIGPIEIVEKINPNAYHLKLPSHIRCSDVFNV; from the exons atgccTCCGAGGAGAAACAACAACATGCCTCTCGATGAAGTGTATGAACGTGAGTTGGAGCAGCGACTTATGGCGAGAGTGGATCAGCGGTTGGATCAGGTGGTCGATCAGTTGACTGACCGGATGGCCGACTTGATCAATCGTAGGAGGCAGAGACCCAATGACGGGTATGGTTCTGATTTTAGTAACCCTTTTGGTGATGGTTCGACTTCCGAAGACGAACAGGAAGGGCGGCCAAGGGGTGAACATGGAGGGGGTAACAGGcgttgggattctgggataaggATTGATATTCCAGAATTTGATGGGGCTAGTTTGAATCCGGAGGGGTTCATCGATTGGTTGGCTACCGTGGAGGAGGTGTTCGAGTACAAGGAGGTGCCTGAAAACAAGCGAGTGGCCTTGATCGCTACCAGGTTACGTGGTAGGGCCTCTGCGTGGTGGCAACAATTGAAGTTAACACGAAACAGGCTCGGAAAGTCAAGGATTGTGACATGGGCCAAGATGAAGAAGTGCTTGCGGTCCAACTTTTTGCCTCATAATTTTCAAAGGTTGATGTACCAACGTCTGCAGAATTTAAAACGGTGGGCCAAATCTGTTGATGATTATACAACGAAGTTTTATCAATTGATTTCGAGGAATGATATTCAAGAACCGGAGGAGCAACTTGTTTCTCGGTATATTGGGGGTCTGAGGGTTCAAATTATGGAGTCCGTGAACCTTTTTGATCCGTTAACCATTCCAGAGGCACACCAACGGGCGTTGGCCTTTGAGAAGCAAAACCGTCGGGTGGGCGGTTCATTTACCCCTGTTGGAGGAAACGTTGGGACAGGCAGTGGGGCACCTCGTGGCGGGCCTA GCCATCGTCAAGCTGAGTGCAAAAAGGCTGGTAAAAGACACTTGTTTGTTGAGTCTGAGGATGATCAGTATGAAGAGTATGAGAATAACCCAGTGTACGATGAAGAAACTGAATATGAAAAGGATGTTCTGACCGGTGATGTTGGGGTGAATTTGGTGGTCAGACGCTCTTGCTATACACCAAAGGCAGATGGGGATGACTGGTTGAAACACAACATCTTCCACTCAACATGTACCATTTTGGGGAAGGTTTGCACGTTTATCATTGATTCGGGGAGTTGTGACAATCTGATTTCTGAAGAGGCAGTTCAAAAGTTGGCCTTGAAGACAGAGAGTCACCCGAAACCGTACAAGCTTCAATGGCTTAAAAAAGGAGGTGAAGTGACGGTATCTAAAAGGGCACTTGTTTCTATTTCTATTGGTTCAACGTACAAAGATGATGTTGTGTGTGATGTGGTCCCTATGGACGCGTGTCACTTATTGCTGGGTAGACCTTGGGAATATGAACGTAATATAGAGCATAACGGGCGGTCCAATACTTATAGCTTTCTGTTTGGTGGTGTGAAGATCACTCTTGTCCCTAGCAAGCCTAAACAGTTAGCCACAAAACAGTCGGGTAATTTGTTGACCAACAGTCAGTTTCAAGATGAATTGGAGGACACAGACAGTGTTTTTGTTTTGATAGGGAAGGCAGTGCCCGAGGAAGTCGAAATTCCTGATGCTATGGTTCCTTTGCTTGAGGAATTTTCTGATGTGTTTCCTGTTGAGTTGCCTGATGGATTACCACCTTTGCGTGACATCCAACATCATATTGATTTGGAGCCTGGGTCACAGTTACCCAATAGACCACATTACAGGATGAGCCCTGCTGAGCATGAAGAGTTGCGAAGACAGGTTGAGGAGTTGATTTCTAAGGGTCACGTTCGTGAAAGTATGAGCCCTTGTGCTGTTCCGGCTTTATTGACTCCAAAAAAAGATGGCACTTGGCGTATGTGTGTTGATAGTCGAGCAATCAACAAGATTACTGTGAGGTACAGGTTTCCTATTCCTCGACTTGATGATTTGCTTGATCAACTTAGTGGTGCTACTATTTTTACGAAGTTAGATTTGAAGAGTGGTTATTACCAGATTCGTCTTAGACCGGGTGACGAGTGGAAGACTGCCTTCAAGACTCGTGAAGGGTTGTATGAGTGGTTGGTGATGCCATTTGGATTATCAAACGTACCTAGTACTTTTATGCGTGTGATGAATCAGTTGCTTAGACCTTTTATTGGGAAGTTCGTGGTTGTGTATtttgatgacattctcatttatagTGCTTCTTTTAGCGACCATGTTGTGCATGTGAGGCAG GTTGATGAATCCAAAGTGGCGGCTGTTCAAAGTTGGCCAACTCCTACTACCATTACTGACGTTTGTAGTTTCCATGGGCTTGCTTCtttttacagacggtttattcCACACATCAGTTCTATTATGGCCCTACTGACAGATTGTATGAAGGGGAAGACGTTTGTATGGACAGATGAGGCAGAGTTGGCTTTTCAAGTTGTGAAAGAGAAGCTCACTACAGCACCAATTCTGGTATTGCCtaatttttctcaagtttttGAACTTCATACTGATGCCTCAAAGGTTGGAATTGGTGGGGTTCTTAGTCAGGGTGGTCAACCTGTTGCTTATTTTAGTGAGAAGTTAATTGGGCCTAAGTTGAGGTACAGTACTTATGACCTTGAGTTTTATGCAGTGGTCCAAGCTGTAAAGCATTGGCGTCATTACTTGTTTCAAAAGGAGTTTGTTTTATTCACTGATCATGATTCCCTAAGGCATATTCGTACTCAAGACAAGGTATCTCACAAGCATGGGCGATGGTTGGCCTTTCTGGAGAAGTTTACTTTTGTGGTCATACACAAGACTGGTGTTTCAAATAgggttgctgatgccttaagcaggaggaGTAGTCTGCTTGTATCTATGAGGGTTGATGTGCCGGGTTTGGAGGTCATTCGTGAGCAGTTAGCCATCGACCCTTATTTCTCAGTTATTTTGCAGGATGTGGAAACTGGGCAAAAGTCAGACTTTCTTTTGCATGAGGGTTTTCTGTTCAAGGGGAATCAGCTATGTATTCCCGATTCTAGTCTTCGCTTAAAGATTATTAAGGAGTTACATGGTGAGGGGCATGTTGATCATGATCGTACTTTACAATTGGTTCAAGCTTCTtattattggccaactatgagaAAAGAGGTGGATCGTTATGTGAAGAGGTGTCGTATTTGTCAGGTTTCCAAGGGCACGGCTCCCAATGCGGGTCTCTATATGCCTTTGCCAATCCCCTCACAGCCATGGGTTGATATTAGTATGGATTTCGTGTTAGGGTTACCTCGTACTCAGAGAGGTAATGATTCCATCTTTGTTGTGGTGGATCGGTTTTCTAAGATG GTAGTTTATTCATCTCAGCCTCGAGGACCACTTGATTTGATGTCTCTTCTTGTTTCTGGATCTATTCCAAAGAAAGTTCAAGATTTCGCGGAGGGTTTACATGAAGTTCATAATGCTGTGTATGATCATTTGACCGGAGCTAATCTGAAGTATAAGCAAGCTGCTGATCAGAAGCGTAGGCATGTTGAGTTCGAGGAAGGTGATTTTTTTTGGGCTGTTTTGACTAAGGATCGTTTTACAGTTGGGGAGTATAACAAGTTATCAGCAAAGAAGATTGGCCCAATTGAAATCGTGGAGAAGATCAACCCGAATGCATATCATCTGAAACTGCCCAGTCACATTCGTTGTTCTGAtgtgtttaacgtgtag
- the LOC110933294 gene encoding zinc finger MYM-type protein 1-like yields the protein MNFVDPSQWNNISIDLRDILIEKGPMKIHDYDFPQDEHSRSFNTSHYMRTLPNGETLERKWLIFSIDLDRAFCFCCKLFNVNQCTSSLAKEGNNDWKKISSKLKEHEKSKVHINNMRTWMELEIRLAKNKTIDKQAQDQINKEKEHWRNVLKRIISLVKGLGKNNLAFRGTNEQLYEENNGLFLAGIEMIAEFDPVMQEHVRRIQSKEIHSHYLGPKMQNELIDLLSNEVKTKIIKKVKEAKYFSIILDCTPDTSHKEQMSIVLRCLDISPTSIEVKEYFLEFLIVNDTTGKGLFDSIIEELNRIRLNVDDIRGQGYDNGSNMKGKHKGVQKRLLQVNPRAFYAPCGCHSLNLVISDMAISCKKAEDFFGTIQRIYSIFASSTKRWKILQDNIPYLTLKALSQTRWESRLESVKAIRFQAPELRNALMDLYRDSDDLKVKSEAKSLVENELEKFEFLLAMVIWYDVLYAVNLVSKNLQSKDMCIDVAIKQLDGLIYYFKKYRDEGFEKAMITAKELALKMGIEPIFREKTYYSKK from the coding sequence ATGAATTTTGTTGATCCAAGTCAATGGAATAATATTAGTATTGATTTAAGAGATATACTCATAGAAAAAGGTCCGATGAAAATTCATGATTACGATTTTCCACAAGATGAACACTCAAGAAGCTTTAATACATCTCACTATATGCGAACATTACCAAATGGAGAAACGTTAGAAAGAAAATGGTTGATTTTTTCTATAGATTTAGATAGAGCATTTTGTTTTTGTTGTAAACTGTTTAACGTGAATCAATGTACAAGCAGCTTAGCTAAAGAAGGTAATAATGATTGGAAAAAAATTAGTAGTAAATTAAAGGAACATGAAAAAAGTAAAGTACATATTAACAATATGAGAACATGGATGGAATTAGAGATAAGATTGGCGAAAAATAAGACAATTGATAAACAAGCTCAAGAtcaaataaataaagaaaaagaacATTGGAGAAATGTGCTAAAAAGAATTATTTCTCTTGTAAAGGGTCTTGGTAAAAATAATTTAGCGTTTCGTGGGACAAATGAACAATTGTATGAAGAAAACAATGGTTTATTTTTAGCCGGTATTGAGATGATTGCAGAATTTGATCCGGTAATGCAAGAACATGTTAGACGCATACAAAGTAAAGAAATTCATAGCCATTACCTTGGACCCAAAATGCAAAATGAACTAATAGATTTATTATCAAATGAGGTCAAGACCAAAATTATTAAAAAAGTTAAAGAAGCTAAATATTTTTCAATTATTCTTGATTGCACTCCTGATACAAGCCACAAGGAACAAATGTCCATTGTCTTACGATGTTTAGATATTTCTCCAACTTCAATAGAAGTTAAAGAATACTTTCTAGAATTTTTGATAGTGAATGATACAACCGGTAAAGGTCTTTTTGATTCTATTATTGAAGAACTTAATAGAATAAGACTCAATGTAGATGACATTAGAGGACAAGGTTATGATAACGGATCTAATATGAAAGGAAAACATAAGGGAGTACAAAAACGCTTGTTACAAGTTAATCCTAGAGCCTTTTATGCTCCATGTGGTTGTCATAGTTTAAATTTAGTAATTTCTGATATGGCTATCTCTTGTAAAAAAGCTGAGGATTTTTTTGGAACCATACAACGTATTTATTCTATTTTTGCATCATCAACTAAAAGATGGAAAATTTTACAAGATAATATACCATATTTAACTCTTAAAGCATTATCACAAACACGTTGGGAAAGTCGGTTAGAAAGTGTTAAAGCAATTAGGTTTCAAGCTCCAGAACTAAGAAATGCATTAATGGATTTGTATCGTGATAGTGACGATCTTAAGGTTAAAAGTGAGGCTAAATCTTTagttgaaaatgagttggaaaaatttgaatttttattAGCGATGGTTATTTGGTATGATGTTTTATATGCTGTTAATTTAGTTAGTAAAAATTTACAATCAAAAGACATGTGTATTGACGTTGCTATAAAACAACTAGATGGACTTATCTATTATTTTAAAAAGTATAGGGACGAGGGATTTGAAAAAGCTATGATTACGGCTAAGGAACTTGCTTTAAAGATGGGCATTGAACCTATTTTTCGTGAAAAAACGTATTATTCAAAGAAATAG
- the LOC110936267 gene encoding protein JINGUBANG has translation MQEDERRSTTLMGDSPSLPPKGSNNGMNKSDPNLAASFPSSDEEFNNRSSNVSGDDLNRMSGEASPMAMSPWNQASPFQPSPWFTTGIDNSNSQKNGTQVNQTEGLVGSLVREEGHIYSLAATGDLLYTGSDSKNVRVWRNLKEFTAFKSNSGLVKAIILSGDRIFTGHQDGKVRVWKKNKKDPKYHKRVGTFPTLFDILKSSMRPKNYVEVKRKTTALWIKHCDAISSLSIDEDEGLLYSGSWDRTFKVWKTSNSKCLESVKAHEDAVNSVVSTKSGLVFTGSADGSVKVWKREGSGKSMKHNHVETLLNQECAVTALAVSETGLFVYCGLSDGLVNYWEWEKELAHGGLLKGHKLAVLCLSSAGSLLFSGSADKTICVWKKEGNQHNCLSVLTGHTGPVKCLAVEREAEKGSGDAKWVVYSGSLDKSVKVWNVSEKMSPEMKMGSSENIVRY, from the exons GAAGAGTTTAACAACCGGTCGAGTAACGTCTCCGGCGATGATCTCAACCGTATGAGCGGGGAGGCTTCACCGATGGCAATGTCGCCGTGGAACCAGGCTTCTCCATTCCAACCTTCTCCATGGTTCACCACCGGAATCGACAACTCTAACAGTCAAAAGAATGGAACACAAGTAAACCAAAC TGAGGGACTCGTAGGATCTCTCGTCCGTGAAGAAGGCCACATATACTCACTCGCCGCCACAGGCGACCTTCTCTACACCGGTTCGGACAGCAAAAACGTGCGGGTGTGGCGCAACTTGAAGGAGTTCACCGCATTCAAATCCAACAGCGGCTTAGTAAAAGCCATAATCTTATCCGGTGACCGTATATTCACCGGACACCAAGACGGAAAAGTCCGGGTGTGGAAGAAAAACAAAAAAGACCCAAAATACCACAAACGCGTCGGCACATTCCCAACGTTATTCGACATCTTAAAATCCTCAATGCGCCCGAAAAACTACGTAGAAGTGAAGCGTAAAACAACCGCGCTTTGGATCAAGCATTGTGATGCGATTTCTTCGTTAAGTATCGATGAAGACGAAGGTCTTTTGTACTCGGGTTCATGGGACAGAACATTTAAGGTGTGGAAGACGTCGAACTCGAAGTGTTTAGAGTCCGTTAAGGCGCATGAGGACGCGGTTAACTCGGTCGTGAGCACGAAATCCGGGTTAGTGTTTACCGGATCAGCGGACGGGTCTGTTAAGGTGTGGAAGCGTGAAGGGTCTGGGAAATCGATGAAACATAATCATGTAGAGACGTTGTTGAACCAAGAATGTGCGGTGACGGCTTTAGCAGTGTCGGAAACCGGGTTGTTTGTGTACTGCGGGTTGTCGGACGGGTTGGTTAATTATTGGGAATGGGAGAAAGAGTTGGCTCATGGTGGACTTCTTAAAGGGCATAAGTTGGCGGTTTTGTGTTTATCGTCTGCCGGAAGTTTATTGTTTAGCGGTTCGGCTGATAAAACGATATGTGTGTGGAAGAAGGAGGGGAACCAGCATAACTGTTTGTCGGTTTTAACCGGGCATACCGGGCCAGTGAAGTGTTTGGCGGTTGAACGGGAGGCGGAGAAGGGCTCCGGAGACGCGAAATGGGTGGTTTATAGTGGGAGTTTGGATAAATCGGTGAAAGTGTGGAATGTCTCGGAGAAAATGTCACCGGAGATGAAGATGGGTTCGTCGGAGAATATTGTGAGATATTGA